The genome window AAATAAATAATCTTCTCAATTTTATTATGGCATTAGTTGTAAATAATCAAATGGATGAAGATATTAGTTTTCAGAGTAATTCTTCTTGGTTAATAAATAATTTTAAACCTTTAGTTGTTTCAGGTGTAGAGGAAGAAATATTATCTCAGGGTAATCGATTGGGGGCGGCAAATGCTGTGGTAGTAAAAACTTTGGCAGAAAAGGAAAATTTGACTCGTTTATTTCCTCAAGATAGCGAAAGAGTTTTGATGGTAAATGAAATTAATAATTTGCAGTTTGATGGGGTTTTAGTATGGAATTTTTTTGAGGGTAAGGAAAATTTATCTTCTCAAGATTTGTTGGAAGATAAGGAATTTTATCAAGATTTATTTATTGCTCTCAATGGTGCGAAAAAACAACTATATTTTTATGATAAAAGTGATGTTGCTTTTTGGAATCACAGTGAATTAAATAATGTTATTGAGTTGGGCTACCCTACGGAATTAGAGCCTTTTTTCTCGGAATGTGACGAAAATTATATTAATAAGACCATCGAAAATTATTTACAAATAGGTTCTTATAAATCTTATAAAATTTGTAGTCAAATTTATTTTCAAGCTAATGATATTTTAGGGGCGGCAAAAATTGAGGCTTTACTAGAAGAGGTAAAGGGAAATTGGGGCAGGGCAGGGGATATTTGGAATAAGTTACTTATTTTTGATGAGGCTATTCGCTGTTGGAATGAGGTTGATAGCAAGTTGTGGGAGGCGAAATGGGCTACGACTAAGCCAGAAAGTTGGAGTCAGAGGGGGCTATATTTTGAGCAGAAAAGAGATTTTGATTTGGCTAATTTTTGTTATGAAAAGGCCAATGATTTTGCTGGAAAGTTACGCTGTTTTGAGGCTAATGATGATTGGGAGTTGGCAGGGGATAAGTGTAGAGAGAAAAATTTGTTATCTCAGGCGGAAAGTTATTATGGTTTGGCGGATAAATATTATCAGGAAAAAAATCAATTTCAATCTGCTGTAAAAATGTGGACGAGGTTGGAAAGGTTGGATAAGGTTGCCCTTATTTGGGAGAATTTGGGGCAGTGGGAAAAGGCGGGAAATTGTTGGCAGAAACAGGGGGATATTCAACGGGCGGCGGATTGTTGGCAAAAGGCACAAAAATGGTCTGAGGCTCAAAAATGTTGGTTAGAGTTGGAAAAATGGGAAGATTTGGCTTTGTCTTATGAAACTCAAGGGCAGTGGGTATCAGCGGCGGAGGTTTGGCAAAAACAAGGGGGGTTACAAAGGGCTGCTTTTTGTTATCAAAATGCGAGTGAGTGGGCTTTGGCGGAGGGTTTATGGCGAGATTTACAGTGTTGGGGTTATGTGGCGATCGCACTTCAGCAACAAAAAAAATGGTCAGAAGCGGCTTTGATGTGGGAAAAAACCAGCCCTTACGAATTACAAGCCCTCTGTTATGAAAAATTAGAAGAATGGGGTAAAGCTCAAAAATCATGGTTAAAAGCCAATAATTGGAGTAAAAGTATCCTCTGTATCGAAAAACAACAAAAATGGGAAGAAGCAGCCGAAAGTTGGGAAAATTTAGGGGCATGGGAATCCGCAGGAAAATCATGGGAAAAAGCAGGGGAAATGGAAAAAGCTGCGTTATGTTATGAACAAGGTAACTACTGGCATCTGGCCGAAAAATGTTGGCGTATATTAGAAGATGAAAGTGCGATCGCCCTTACCCTAGAAAAACAAGAAAAATGGGCATTAGCAGGAGAAATCTGGCAAGAATTAGCCCAATGGAAATCCGCAGGAAAAGCATGGGAAAAAGCAAAAGAAATACAAAAAGCAGCCCTAGTTTATGAAATGGGAAATCACTGGCGAGAAGCCGAAGAATGTTGGCGCATCCTCGGTAACGACACTAAAATCGAAGCCGCCGTCAAACAACAAGGCACATGGGAAATGGCCGCCCACGATTGGTTAAAATCAAATCAAATTGAACAAGCTGCCCTCTGTTACGAAAAATGCCAAGACTGGGAAAGGGCTGAAAAATACTGGTTTCAAGCCAATAACTACGAAAAATTAGCCGAAGTATGTGAGCAACAACAAAAATGGCAACAGGCTGCCGATGCCTATCTCAAAAATGATAACCCAGAAAAAGCCGCTCTATGTTACGAAAAATTAGGAGACTGGGAAAATGCCGCCCAATGTTGGCAAAAATCATGGAAATGGGAACAATTAGCCCGAGTTTGTGAACAACAAAAGAAATGGAAACAAGCCGCCGATGCTTGGGTAAAAGCCGACAACCTAGAAAAAGCCGTAACCTATTATGAAAAAATCCAAGACTGGGAAAACGCCGAAGAATGTTGGCGAAAACTCTCTAATTGGGAAAAACTAGCCCACGTGTGTGAACATCAAGAAAAATGGGAAGAAGCCGCCCAACTTTGGACATTTCTCAATAATTGGCAAAAAGCAGCCCTTGCTTGTTTAAAAATGGACGACATCCAAACCGCCATCAAATACTATGAAAAAGGCAACTATACCCAAGAAGCCAATCAACTTAGACAAAAACTATAATAGTTTTATTCCTATGACAAAAATCTGATAATGTCCCCCTTGCATAATAAATAACTGTAATTTATCCCTATTCTTTATTCCTTTACTCAACAATAATTCCCCCTCAAAAACCCCTCTAGCCATGAAAAAATCTGTTATTTTCCTAACCCTAATTCTCAGTATTTTCCCCTTTCCAGTGAAAGCAGAAAACATCGCCCATCTTAGTCAACTATTAAGGACAAAACAATGTCAAGAATGTGATTTAAGCCAAGCAGGTTTAGTCATGGCAAACCTTTCTGGGGCAAACCTCGTGGGGGCAAACCTCGTGGGGGCAAACCTCAGCCGTGCCAATTTGACAGGGGCAAACTTGAGTTATGCTAACCTCACAGGGGCTTCTCTCCATGGTGCTAACCTAGCAGGGGTAAACCTCACAGGTGCAATTTTAAATCAAACCGACTTAAGAAATGCAAGGGTTATCGGTGCAACCTTTGAAAATACTGACTTAAATAATGCCCAGATAGATGGTATCGTAGGAATATCAAATGATGCCTTTTCCGCAGAGCAATTTTTTAGTTGGGCTTTAGCAGAAGACCGTCAGGGGAACTATCCCCAAGCCCTAAACCATTATAATACAGCTATCGAACTAGATCCAAACATGGCATCGGCATATCTAGCCAGAGGAATTATTAGGGCTCGTTATGACCGTATGGATATAGCCCTAGAAGACTTTACAAAGGCTCAAACTATTTATACCATAGAAAATAATGAAGAAGGCTTCACCCTTGCCAGTCAGTTTATGGAGTTAAGCCAAGCCAAAATAGAAAACCCCCGTCAACCCCTAGGGGGAAATCAGGGTAGTCCTAGATTTGTTCAAGCCGTGAGTGGTGTATTACCATTCGTATTTAGATTTTTTGGGTTTTAACCTTAATCAATGTACCAACTTTAGGAATAATGCTATATTAATATCAAGTTCGCCCAAATCTTTGGGATAAATATTCTTGTTTATTAACCAACTAATTAATAACAAATTTTCCGAACTTAAATACACTGACAAACTAGCCAAAACAGTCAAAAAAAATGAGTTTTTCAGGTTTAGCCAATCAATTCTTGGGTCATATCAATTGGCAAAAACTTGCGGAAAACTATCAACAACAAAATAGATATAAATTAGCTGAAAAGTCTTATATATATCAAGCAAAAACCGAAAATACAGGAATACCCAAAATTCCCCATGAGTTAAACCTCAGAGACTATCAAAAACAGGCGGTTATTAATTGGTTAAAAAATCAGGGTAGAGGTACATTAAAAATGGCCACAGGTAGCGGTAAAACCATCACAGCCCTTGCTGTTGCCACAGAACTTTATCAGCAAATAGGTTTACAAATTTTACTCGTAATATGTCCATTTCGTCACTTAGTATTACAATGGGCAAAAGAAGCAGAAAAATTTAATTTAATTCCTTTTCTTGCTTTTAATAGTGTCAATAATTGGCATAGCGAACTATCAACAAAACTATATAATATTAATAGTTCAAAGACAAAATTTTTAACCATTATCACTACAAATTCTACTTTTATTAGTCAAGGATTTCAAACCCAGTTGCCCTTTTTTCCTGAAAAAACTTTAATCATTGGAGACGAAGCCCATAATTTAGGTAGTGCGAAATTACAAAGCCTTTTGCCCAAAACCATTGGTTTAAGACTAGCCCTTTCTGCTACCCCCGAAAGGTACTATGATGAACATGGCACCGATGCCCTAATTAGTTACTTTGGAAAAGTATTACAACCAGAATTTACCCTTGGTGATGCCATCAAGAAAAAAGCCCTTGTTAGCTACAATTACTATCCTATCTTTGTGGAATTGACAGAATTTGAGGCAAAAAGATACACCCAACTCACAAAAAAAATCGGTTGGGAATTGTCAAAGGATAATTCGCCCCATAACCGTCATCTTACAGCCTTATTAGTGAGACGATCGCGCTTAATTGGTACAGCAAAAAATAAATTAACCGCCCTCAAAGAATTAATGAAGGAAAGAATAAACACCCATAGCACCATTTTTTATTGTGGTGATGGAAAAGTAGAATATGAAGGAAAAACAGAGAGACAGCTAGAAATTGTTACCCGCATTTTAGGTAAAGAAATAGGCTACCGAGTAAATATCTATAGTGCCAATACTCCCCTCACCGAAAGAGAAACCATTAAACAACAACTGGAAAACAAAGAATTACAAGGTATAGTCTCCATCCGTTGCCTAGACGAAGGTATCGATATACCCAGCATCAAAAATGCAGTCATCCTCGCCAGTAGTAGTAACCCCCGACAATTTATCCAAAGAAGGGGTAGAGTATTACGCCCCCATCACAGTAAAAAAGAAGCCAATATATTCGACATGATAGTTATTCCCCCAATCCTAGATAGAGAAACATGGGAAATAGAAAAAAGCCTCCTCAAAAAAGAAATCAAACGATTTATGGAATTTGCCAACCTAGCCAATAATGCCGACTACGCCAAAGAAAAACTATTCCACCTTCAAAATCACTTTGATGTATATTGAAAATAACCTTTAATCAAAAGCAATCCTTAACACCAGCCTCTTTTTCACTTCTTTTCTTCTTTACGCCTTGGCGAGAAAAAAATCAATGTCACTTGCTACTCCAACCACCTATCAACTATGTCCTTACAAATTTTAGTCTCCGATGATGACTCAACTATTCAGCATTTAATCAAAGATTGCCTTGAGTTACAAGGTTACTCGGTAATTTTAGCTAATGATGGAGAAAAGGCTTTATCCTTGGCCATGAAATACCATCCTCACTTATTAATCTCAGACATCAAGATGCCCCATAAGGATGGTTATCAGTTGGTGCAAGAATTACGCAAACTTCCTCCTTTTCGTTTACTACCTGTTATTTTCCTTACTCATCAGCACACCATGGAGGCAAAAATTAATGGTTATCAGGCGGGGTGTGATGTGTATTTAGCCAAGCCTTTTGAGCCTATGGAATTAATTGCTATTGTAAAACATCTCCTGGAGCGATCGCAAGTTATCCAATCAGAAAGACTATTTACCGAGCATAACAACTCATCTATAGATAATAATAACAATTTCTCCTCTCTTCATCTCACCCACCGAGAAAAAGAAGTTTTAGCCTTGATTATTGAAGGACACTCTAATATACAAATTGCCCAACAATTATATCTTAGCCCCAAAACCATCGAAAAATATGTCGCCAATCTTCTCAAAAAAACAGACTCTCAAAACCGCACCGAATTAGTTTCCTTCGCCTTTAAAAATAACCTTACTCACTTTTAAAAACCCAAAAAAAATCCCCCATCCATAGACAGGGGAAAATTTGAGTTAGTTAATAAAGATTAACGTACACAACCTTGTAAAGTGTCAGCTTCAATAGGCTTAATGAAGTATAAACCAATAAACTGAGCGGCATTAGAAGCAAATAAAGGTATTTTGCGTAAAACCTTGATAGGTGCAATGGCTTTAGAATCATCAATAGCCCTTAGTTTTTCACAATTGCTAAAGCATTTTTCGAGCTTGTCATAAAACTTGGGATTTTTAACATCAAGAGTGATGGGGAAAACTCTACCCGCAGTCTCGTTGGTTTTCTCGATAACAGTTTTGTCATACTCCCTAGCATCCAAGCCAATGGAAGCGTAAAAACCAGAGCGATGTAAATCATTGAGATACATGGTGGCAAACACAGATAACAAGAAGAAACGACACCATAGTTTCGCTTTCCAATCATTCAGAAACTCAGGTTTAGCTTTTAATACCGCGTCAAAGAAATCTCCATGGCGGTTTTCATCTTGACACCAATTTTCAAAGAATTTGAAGATGGGATAGATGCGACTTTCGGGATTTTGCTCTAGGTGACGATAAATAGTAATATAACGCCAGTAACCGATTTTCTCGGATAGATAGGTAGCGTAGAAAATAAACTTAGGTTTGAAGAAAGTATATTTACGACTCTTGGTTAAAAATCCTAAATCGAGGGATAAATTAAAATCAGTTAAGGCTTTGTTGAGAAAACCAGCATGACGGGCTTCGTCACGAGACATTAAGTTAAAACCTTCTGCCAAGAGAGGATTGGTATGTTTTAAACGTCTGCCTAACTCTTTGTATAGTAAAAATCCAGAGAATTCCGCAGTACAAGAGCGCTCTAAAAATTCTACAAATAAACGACGGGTTTCGCCATCAATATGCTCCCATGATTGCTCAAAGTCAGCATTACGCACAAAGTGATGACGGTTATAGTCTTGTTTAAACTCGGCTATGATAGCTCTTAACTCGTCTTCATTAACGCTGATGTCCATCTGGGCCATCTCGTCGAAATCTGTGGTGTAAAAACGAGGAGTCAAGATTGTTTCTTTGGCTGGGGTTTTAATTCCCGGGCGTAGCTCGTCAAATTCTGGTTTTTGAACTGTTGTTACCATAATTTTTTGATTGAGACAGTATTCTTGAATTTATATGTAATATTTTAATTCCTTCCTCAGTTTAACAGACCTAGTACTATATATTTTCGTTAAGTTTATTAATAGTTGTTACAAAAATATTAATTTTTCTATGGTTACTCTTGACGTTTATTAATTTTTGTTGGTAATAATTCATAATCTGGGAAATGGGGAATGTTAATAATGTTTAGGCGTTGCTGAATAAGGGTATGAAATATAATCCAATAAATTAGAATATTAAAATATTATCACTGTTGCCTGTTCCCTGTTCCCCGCCCCAATGAAAAATAAAGTCCAAAATCAGCAATACCTAAACTAAACTTGTTTGATATAGGCGATCGCACTTAACCAAATGAGAGTTTTATCGGTACCATCTTCTAATATACAAATACAGTTTTCATCTTGCCAAAGAATTTTGCCCTCGGTGCTTTGATTAGTAGTCAGTCCAATTTGAACATTAATTTTATCCTTTATAAAGACTTGAATTTGACGTACACTAGGAAGACCAGTATTAAATGTAGGCATCTTTTTTTATCTACTTGAGCGAAAAAATAATTATGCAGTTTAGCAAATATCACGGATTAGGTAATGACTTTATTTTGATCGATAATCGTCAATCTGATCAACCCCTCGTTACCCCCCAAGAAGCAGTACAAATGTGCGATCGCCATTTTGGTATCGGCGCCGATGGAGTCATTTTTGTATTACCCTCCCAAAACCATTGTGATTATACCATGAGAATCTTTAACTCCGATGGTTCTGAGCCTGAGATGTGCGGTAACGGGATTCGTTGTTTTGCCCAGTTTGTGACGGAATTAGAAGGCAAAGAGGAAGTAGGTAGAACATATCCTATTCAAACTTTAGCAGGTACCATTACCCCTACCATCAAGGGTGAAGGCATGATTCGGGTAGATATGGGTGAGCCTGAATTAACCCCTGCCAAAATTCCCACCACATTAAACCAAGGGGGAGAAAAGGTTGTCAGTGAATCCCTAAATGTGGCAGGTAAATCATATGATGTCTCCTGTGTGAGTATGGGAAATCCCCATTGTCTGGTATTTGTCGAAAAAGTAGCAGACATCGAGTTAGAAAAAATTGGCCCTTTATTTGAAACCCACGAGGTTTTTCCCCAGAAAACGAATACGGAATTTATCGAAGTAGTACGCCCTGATTACCTCAAAATGAGAGTCTGGGAAAGGGGTGCAGGAATTACCCTCGCCTGTGGTACGGGGGCTTGTGCCACGGTGGTGGCAGGAGTTTTAAATGGGAAGTGCGATCGCACTTGTACCGTAGAATTACCAGGGGGATGTTTAGAAATCGAGTGGAATCAAGAAGATAACCATGTATATATGACAGGGCCTGCATTGAAGGTTTTTTCAGGCAAATATGTAACCTGAGTTCGGGATAAGATTTTCTGGGTTCGGCAGGGAATGGGCAATAGGCAACAGGCAATATATAAGAGATAATAAAACAATTATCCATTACTCTTCTAGGGTTTTTCGGGCGCGGCGAATCAACTCCTCGGGGCTTAATTCTGCCACAAATTCTCGAAAAGCCTCCATTTCCTGCTCATCAGCTTCCCTATCCACAGGAATAGAAGCATCTAGCACTACTTCCTCCATCACCCAGATGGGGCAACCTTCCCTCACCGCAATAGCAATAGCATCACTAGGACGACAATCGATATTTTTTTCTTTCTTGCCCATTTTTGTACATAGTAGAGCATAAAAAGTGTTATCCTCAAGGGCATTAATTACCACTCGGTCTAGTTTGACATTCCACACATGAAAGATATTTAACATCAAATCATGGGTAAGGGGGCGAGGGGTTGGTTGTTGTTCTAAGGCTGCAATGATTGACCTTGCTTGATCCTGTCCGATGTAGATAGGCAAAGCACGGCGCTCGGTAGCGTCTTTTAGTAGTACGATGGGGCTACGACTTACTGCATCAAGGGCGATCGCCGCTACTTTCATTTCAATCATTATATACTATCTCACTATAATATGGGCTTTTTACCATTACCTCCGAGGGTGAGGTTGTTATTATCTTATCACAGTTTTTTGATTTAATAACCCCATGAGGGCTTTATTTAAAGGATTGAAATTAACTTTTATAATTAGTTTTAATAGATAATTTTATTGGAAAATAAAACAACTATGATTCGCTTAATTAATTGTCGTCTAACGGAATATAAAACCTTAAAAAATATCACCATTAATAATAATATTATTACCCATATATGTGATAGTAATACGAAGGATGAAACAGACAAAACTATTATAAACTCCATTGATTTAAAGGGAGATTATCTTTCTTTGGGAGGAGTAGATTTACAAATAAATGGGGGTCTAGGATTAGCTTTTCCTGATTTAGCATTACCAGATATAGAAAAACTACATCAAATATGTGCTTATTTATGGTCAGTGGGAGTAGATCAATTTATGCCTACTATTGTTACCACTTCTGTAGCTAAAATTCGCCAATCCTTAGAAGTAATTAAGACATTTAAAGAGTGTAATAATAAAGGGAATGAAGCAGAAATTTTAGGGGTTCATTTAGAAGGACCATTTTTAAATGTACAAAAAAAAGGCGCCCATCCTCAAGAACATTTATTACCACTAAATTTAGACAACATAAAAAAAGTTTTTCATAATTACGGAAACATCATCAAAATTATTACCCTTGCCCCAGAATTGGACTCAGAGGGGGATATAATTCCTTATTTGACAGATTTGGGGGTAATAGTTAGTTTTGGTCATTCCATGGCGACGGCAGAGGACGCAAAAAGAGGTTTTGATCAAGGGGCGTCCATGGTTACCCATGCTTTTAACGCTATGCCTAGTTTACACCATAGAGAACCAGGTATGTTAGGAGAGGCGATCGCCCGTACTGATGTTTATTGCGGCTTAATTGCGGACGGAAAGCACGTTTCACCCACCATGTTAAAAGTCATTTTACAGGCCAGTAACTATGAAGAAGGGATATTTTTGGTAAGTGATGCCCTTGCCCCCATAGGCTTGGACGATGGTATTTATCCTTGGGATGAGCGCACCATCGAGGTAAAAAACGGCACTGCTACCCTGCCAGATGGCACATTGTCAGGTACTACCCTACCCCTATTCATAGGCGCTCAAAATTTGATAAGATGGGATATTTGTACTATACAAAAGGCGATCGCCCTTGTCACCGATGCTCCCCGTCGGGCGATGAAAATGCCCACCATAAAAGTAGGACAGAAAGCCAATTTGATAAGATGGCACCATAATCAAGACAAAAAATCATTGACTTGGGAGAGAATTTCCACCAAGTTTGACGAAGTTTAGAAAAACAATAAAAACGCTATGATAAAAATAGATAAAATCATAAAAAAAAGACCATGAAAATTATCAAATCTTTAGGTCTATTGATAGGGATAGGAACAATATTTAACCTTAGTATTGTCAAACCAATGTATGGACAAGAATTAAATCCATCTCTTTCTCATAAGCCCATAAATTCATCCACCATTTTGGATTCTAGTCATCAGGACAAAAACTTAGTAATAGCCCAAAATCATCGTCCTAATAGGGGTTTAAACTCTCAACATCCAACCTCAAGATATAGTTATCCGAATAGAAGACCAGAAACTATAATTATTATTGTTCCCAGTAGCAATGATCGTATTGATTTTTTCAATGGTAATCTAAGAAGAAATAGTAACTATTGGAGAAATAATAATATTAATCAAAATAATAGTTATTATCCCTCCAGAAGCATCGAAAGTAGAAGGGTTAATAATATTAATATTAATTCCGTTAACTTCAATAATAGTGGTTTTAGAAGGGTTGAAACAAAGTGTGTCCATAGACAATTTCAAACGGTATGGGCAAATGTTCATTGCAATATGAATCATCCTTCCTTTAAGTGGAGAAATATTTATGTTGATTAAGATTAGAATAAGTACTATCCATTTATTTTCACCGAGGTTTAATAGAAAAACGGATTTACTATTAACCTTTCCCTTCAAACAAACTTAATATTATTATTTTGATACCTTTATTTTGATTGTGGTCTAGTTTGATATAAATGCGATCGCCCCTACCCCTCACTGCACCATCTCAAACAACAAGTCCCCCGAATTTGCAGGGGATTCAGGGGGATCAAAAACGCCATGAGATCCCCCCTAACCCCCCTTGGTAAGGGGGGGACAAGAGTTATATTAAGCGTAAAGGCGATCGCCATAGGCTAGAGAACAAGATAAAATAGAACAAAAACAGACCATGACAGACTTTTTTCTGCCCTACAACCAAAAACTAATCCCAAGGGCAAAAGAATTAAGAAAAAACATGACCCCTGCCGAAAAAAAGCTATGGTCAGAATACCTCAGAAACGCTCCTCTCAAATTCATGCGCCAGAGCCCCATAGATAACTTTATCGTTGACTTTTACTGCGCCCAAGCCCGACTCATCATCGAAATAGACGGCGAAATTCATCAACAAGATAACGCCATCATCTACGACAAAGAAAGAACAGCTATCCTCGAAAGTTACGGCTTAAAAGTAATCCGATTCACCAACCACCAAGTATTAAACAACTTCCCCCAAGTCTGTAACACTATTCAAAAACACTTAATAAGAAAAAGTCCCCCTTATTAAGGGGGATTTAGGGGGATCAAACCCAGCGCCTCAGCCACCACAAAAGAACCCTTCAGGGGATCCCCTAACGCCACAAGATCCCCCCTAGCCCCCCTTGATAAGGGGGGAACAAGATAACTCCCCTCGCCCTGTGGGAGAGGGGTTGGGGGTGAGGGCAAAAAAAATTTCCCCCAAGGTGATCGATCCATGATCAAAACTGGGTAACTTATGATTAACAGAAAAGAAAAAACTTTTAAAATAACTCTCACAGGAGAAACAGCCATGAAACCAGAAGTAACCTTAAAATATTTATCCTACCTCCGCAACAAAAAAGACCAAAACGAAGGTTTTACCCTCATTGAACTCTTAGTAGTAGTAATCATCATCGGTGTACTAGCCGCCGTAGCTCTCCCCAACCTCCTCGGTCAAGTTGGTAAAGCTAGAGAAACCGAACTCAAAAACGCCGTAGGTACTGTAAACCGTTCTCAACAAGCATACCACTTCGAGCGTCAAGAATTTGCTGATGATATTGCTTTCTTGGGTGTAACAATACCTGATCAATATATTGATGAGACTGGTATGAACATCACTGCTGGTGCAGATACTGCCAGTAACTTCAGCACAAATACCGATTCTGCTGCAGATGGAACCCGTGCTTTCGCAGGTTTTATTAGCCACGGTGGAGGAGAATTTGATCAAGTCCTTTGTCAAAGTAATGAAATTATTGACTCTTTGGGCGCTCTGAGTGCTCTTTCCTGCCCAACTACTGCTGCAGAAATTAAATAGTAGTTTTTGGACTATTGACTTAGTCTGAAATTAAATAAAAATAAATAAGTAAATCTAAAAACCTGAAGTTCAACTACATTGAACCTCGGGTTTATTTTTTTATCGTACACCTACAACCACTAATTTTCCAGAAAGCAGAGGATAAGTTTTAAGCTCAATTTGGGTAAAATAAAAACAAGATAACCCCCAGAAAATGCTTATGTCACAACTACTTTGGAAGATGATGCTCCGTAATCATCACAACCCTGAACAAAAAGGCTTTACCCTCATCGAACTCCTTGTGGTGGTGATTATCATCGGAGTTTTAGCCGCCGTTGCCCTGCCCAACCTTTTGGCGCAGGTGGGTAAGGCCAG of Cyanobacterium sp. HL-69 contains these proteins:
- the nagA gene encoding N-acetylglucosamine-6-phosphate deacetylase NagA — translated: MIRLINCRLTEYKTLKNITINNNIITHICDSNTKDETDKTIINSIDLKGDYLSLGGVDLQINGGLGLAFPDLALPDIEKLHQICAYLWSVGVDQFMPTIVTTSVAKIRQSLEVIKTFKECNNKGNEAEILGVHLEGPFLNVQKKGAHPQEHLLPLNLDNIKKVFHNYGNIIKIITLAPELDSEGDIIPYLTDLGVIVSFGHSMATAEDAKRGFDQGASMVTHAFNAMPSLHHREPGMLGEAIARTDVYCGLIADGKHVSPTMLKVILQASNYEEGIFLVSDALAPIGLDDGIYPWDERTIEVKNGTATLPDGTLSGTTLPLFIGAQNLIRWDICTIQKAIALVTDAPRRAMKMPTIKVGQKANLIRWHHNQDKKSLTWERISTKFDEV
- a CDS encoding Type IV pilin PilA translates to MINRKEKTFKITLTGETAMKPEVTLKYLSYLRNKKDQNEGFTLIELLVVVIIIGVLAAVALPNLLGQVGKARETELKNAVGTVNRSQQAYHFERQEFADDIAFLGVTIPDQYIDETGMNITAGADTASNFSTNTDSAADGTRAFAGFISHGGGEFDQVLCQSNEIIDSLGALSALSCPTTAAEIK
- the dapF gene encoding diaminopimelate epimerase DapF translates to MQFSKYHGLGNDFILIDNRQSDQPLVTPQEAVQMCDRHFGIGADGVIFVLPSQNHCDYTMRIFNSDGSEPEMCGNGIRCFAQFVTELEGKEEVGRTYPIQTLAGTITPTIKGEGMIRVDMGEPELTPAKIPTTLNQGGEKVVSESLNVAGKSYDVSCVSMGNPHCLVFVEKVADIELEKIGPLFETHEVFPQKTNTEFIEVVRPDYLKMRVWERGAGITLACGTGACATVVAGVLNGKCDRTCTVELPGGCLEIEWNQEDNHVYMTGPALKVFSGKYVT